In Rahnella aquatilis CIP 78.65 = ATCC 33071, one DNA window encodes the following:
- a CDS encoding DUF2264 domain-containing protein: MTLKKVNINNPLQTRDEVQHLLKELLAAVSPYTEEGKSGISLGNSTTHYGKEIAKMEALSRMLWGIFPLLAGGGECENLPFYLNAIRFGTDPQHPQYWGKIRDFDQRCVEMAAFGVGLTLLNKQLLQHFSAQEQQNLADWLNQGRDAIIPNNNWNFFPVMVQMGFKVSGLPWDSDAVAARFALMEDYYLGDGWYSDGPGRPRDYYISMAFHYYGLLYAQNMADVDAPRAVMLRERAQCFAQDFITMFSAGGAAVPFGRSLAYRFAEAAFWSAAAYSKLDVFTPGIIKGLILRHLRHWLKEPIFDRDGVLSIGYHTPNLVMAEDYNAPGSPYWACKLFLVLALPPDDAFWQAEEAPLPTLSDTHCIPHASQILTRDAEGQHVVMLTSGQLELNNFVNTEAKYTKFAYSSQFGFTLDRGRYGLNHAGCDSMLMLSEGDGYYRGRRDCADTRITGEMIYSRWLPWRDVSVRTWLIPCGDWHLRVHHIENQRPLETAEGGFAVMQEPSTQTQQLAEKRAVTVTARNGISRIVALEDGSSREASTVVTPPNSSIMFAETAAIPVLKNALPAGSHWLITAVCASASTDIRDITLPEVSREGQLLRWQYPGHNGQIILA; encoded by the coding sequence ATGACGCTGAAAAAAGTGAACATCAATAATCCGTTGCAGACCCGCGATGAGGTGCAGCATCTGCTGAAAGAGTTGCTTGCGGCGGTGTCACCTTATACAGAAGAAGGCAAAAGCGGCATCAGTCTCGGGAATTCCACCACCCATTACGGCAAAGAGATTGCCAAAATGGAAGCACTGTCACGCATGCTGTGGGGAATTTTCCCGCTGCTGGCCGGTGGCGGTGAATGTGAAAATTTGCCTTTTTATCTGAATGCCATTCGTTTCGGCACGGATCCGCAGCATCCGCAATACTGGGGGAAAATCCGTGATTTCGATCAGCGCTGTGTGGAAATGGCGGCGTTTGGTGTCGGGCTGACGCTGCTGAATAAGCAACTGTTGCAGCATTTCAGCGCGCAGGAACAGCAAAATCTGGCGGACTGGCTGAACCAGGGACGAGACGCCATCATCCCGAATAATAACTGGAATTTCTTTCCGGTCATGGTGCAGATGGGCTTTAAAGTGTCCGGATTGCCCTGGGACAGCGACGCCGTCGCAGCGCGCTTTGCGCTGATGGAAGATTATTATCTCGGCGATGGCTGGTATTCCGACGGCCCCGGCAGACCGCGTGATTACTACATTTCGATGGCGTTTCATTATTACGGGTTGCTGTACGCACAGAATATGGCGGATGTGGATGCACCGCGTGCGGTCATGCTGCGTGAACGGGCACAATGTTTCGCACAGGATTTCATTACGATGTTTTCTGCGGGCGGCGCGGCGGTGCCTTTCGGACGCAGCCTGGCCTATCGTTTTGCCGAAGCAGCGTTCTGGAGTGCGGCGGCGTACAGCAAACTGGATGTGTTCACCCCGGGCATCATCAAGGGGCTGATTTTACGTCATCTGCGCCACTGGCTGAAAGAGCCGATTTTCGACCGCGACGGCGTGCTGAGTATTGGTTATCACACGCCGAATCTGGTGATGGCTGAAGACTATAACGCGCCGGGTTCACCTTACTGGGCATGCAAACTGTTCCTGGTGCTGGCATTGCCGCCGGACGATGCCTTCTGGCAGGCAGAAGAAGCCCCGCTTCCGACATTGTCCGATACTCACTGCATTCCTCACGCCAGCCAGATTCTGACCCGCGACGCCGAAGGCCAGCATGTCGTGATGCTCACCTCCGGCCAGCTTGAGCTGAATAATTTTGTCAATACCGAAGCCAAATACACCAAATTCGCCTATTCCAGCCAGTTCGGGTTCACGTTAGATCGCGGCCGGTACGGGCTCAATCATGCCGGTTGCGATTCGATGCTGATGCTCTCTGAAGGCGACGGCTATTACCGCGGACGCCGGGACTGTGCCGATACCCGCATCACCGGCGAAATGATTTATTCCCGCTGGCTGCCATGGCGCGACGTATCGGTGCGTACCTGGCTTATTCCCTGCGGCGACTGGCATCTGCGGGTTCATCACATCGAAAATCAGCGTCCGCTGGAGACAGCGGAAGGCGGTTTTGCGGTAATGCAGGAGCCTTCAACACAAACGCAGCAGTTGGCAGAAAAACGTGCGGTCACGGTCACGGCGCGCAACGGCATCAGCCGGATTGTCGCGCTTGAAGACGGCTCGTCGCGCGAAGCCTCCACCGTTGTCACGCCGCCCAACAGCAGCATTATGTTCGCCGAAACCGCCGCCATTCCGGTGCTGAAAAATGCCCTGCCTGCGGGTTCTCACTGGCTGATCACCGCCGTTTGCGCCTCGGCCAGCACGGATATCCGCGACATCACGCTACCGGAAGTTTCCCGTGAGGGGCAGTTGCTGCGCTGGCAATATCCGGGTCATAACGGACAAATCATTTTGGCTTAA
- a CDS encoding oligosaccharide MFS transporter — protein sequence MKAIKTASKTAYYKMSSFIFLYFFTWSSSFGLYALWLGQKAGLDSVSIGTVFAVNGVFAVIMKPVYGYIMDKIGMSKSLLYFVVLVSALMAPFFIFVYQPLLDSHLMLGIIVGALYLSLGWYAGVAASESYADRFSRLYHMEFGQVRMWGSLGWALAASFSGVLFNLSPAWNFGLSSATSLVMLAVLLSLKIGDEELKNNDVISQQKIVFSDVILLLKNRKFWMFSLYVAGVAWMMFVAEQQFSRYFVTFFDTKEQGNAWYGYLSTVQSGLEFLMMMVIPFLVNYFGAKKSLLLVGALVGLRLIASGLTNDPLLISIIKPFYGLEIALLLVSVFKYIAEHFSKRVNATMYLLGYQAMIYVGSIVVAPPAGYFYDRIGFEHTYLIMGGIALCFTLISAFTLSACHSLRSGTPVPAVQAEVETIGMEREKV from the coding sequence ATGAAAGCCATAAAAACAGCCAGTAAAACGGCTTACTACAAAATGAGCAGCTTTATATTCCTGTATTTCTTCACCTGGTCTTCAAGCTTCGGGCTATATGCCTTGTGGCTGGGGCAAAAAGCCGGGCTCGACAGTGTCAGTATCGGCACGGTGTTTGCCGTTAACGGTGTGTTCGCGGTGATCATGAAGCCGGTGTATGGCTATATCATGGACAAAATCGGCATGAGCAAATCTCTGCTGTACTTTGTCGTGCTGGTTTCCGCCCTGATGGCACCGTTCTTTATTTTCGTTTATCAGCCCCTGCTGGACAGCCATCTGATGCTCGGGATTATCGTCGGTGCGCTGTATCTGAGCCTCGGCTGGTACGCCGGTGTCGCAGCCTCCGAATCTTATGCTGACCGCTTCAGCCGCCTGTATCACATGGAGTTCGGGCAGGTCCGCATGTGGGGATCACTCGGCTGGGCGCTGGCCGCGTCTTTTTCCGGCGTGCTGTTTAATCTCTCCCCGGCCTGGAACTTCGGGCTGAGCAGCGCCACCTCGCTGGTTATGCTGGCGGTGTTGCTGTCGTTGAAAATCGGCGATGAAGAACTTAAAAATAATGACGTGATTTCACAGCAAAAGATCGTGTTCAGCGATGTGATTTTGCTGCTCAAAAACCGCAAGTTCTGGATGTTCTCGCTCTATGTCGCCGGTGTTGCGTGGATGATGTTTGTCGCCGAACAGCAATTCTCACGCTATTTCGTCACCTTCTTTGACACCAAAGAGCAAGGCAACGCCTGGTACGGTTATCTGAGCACCGTACAGTCCGGCCTCGAATTCCTGATGATGATGGTGATCCCTTTCCTGGTGAATTATTTCGGTGCCAAGAAAAGCCTGCTGCTGGTCGGCGCGCTGGTGGGATTGCGCCTGATTGCTTCCGGGCTGACCAATGATCCGCTGCTGATTTCGATTATCAAACCGTTCTACGGGCTGGAAATCGCGCTGCTGCTGGTGTCGGTGTTCAAATACATCGCCGAGCATTTCAGCAAACGCGTCAATGCCACCATGTATCTGCTGGGCTATCAGGCCATGATTTATGTCGGCTCGATTGTTGTCGCGCCCCCTGCAGGTTACTTCTACGACCGCATCGGTTTTGAACACACGTATCTGATTATGGGCGGTATCGCACTGTGCTTTACGCTGATTTCCGCCTTCACACTATCCGCCTGTCACAGCCTGCGATCAGGCACCCCCGTGCCTGCGGTACAGGCTGAAGTTGAAACTATTGGAATGGAAAGGGAGAAGGTATGA